AAGCGGGTAAGCAGGGATAAGAGAGGGAGTCCGCCATATATGGCCCCGGAGATTATATATTCTGACGGTTATTATGCGGACGATACAGACATATGGTCAATAGGTGTGCTTCTATTTGTGCTTTTGACCGGAGAGACACCGTGGAGCTTGCCAAGCGAGGAGGACGATTACTTTAGGCAGTTCTTGATGGATGGGGGGAATTCAAATAATGGGCCTTGGGCCAAGATAAATTTAGTTGAATTGAACCTGCTGCGCAAGATTCTGCAGCCGAATCCAAGGAAAAGGGCAAAGCTAGATCAATTGAGACAACATCCATGGTTTAAGAATCGTGTTGCATTTGCAAATGAAGATGGGGTATGCACTGACCCTGAATTGCTTGCGAAGAAGCTCCTTTGTAACATGAAGGTTTCTCTGTCTGACGACGATTACATTTCTTCTACTCAAGAGCCGTTATATAACGAGCCAGTTCAGAAATTCATGGCGACACAACCGGTAGCGAATGAGCTGGCTTATTTGCAGCATGATTCGCTTCATAATGGAGGGCATGCGTTTTCTCAGAAGAGTTTTACTCAGAATACTGCGGCTAAAGATGTCAGTTTAAACAGTAAATATCTCGGTCTTGCTATGTTGCAGTTCCAAGACTCTTCATTACACTTACCCACTCTGAATTTTAATCCTAATAAGTTGACGAAGTTCTTTTCCATGGAAGATATCTCTATCATCCTGCCGTTGCTAGAGTCAGCCCTTCACCAATCAGGTGTTCCAGTAAAGCCTGATTTGTACAAAACCTTCACGGACCTGCGCCAAGTATTGGGAGACGATAACGTTTACCCTCTAAGCATTGATATCAAGGCTCGAGACAGAAAGGGCTGGACATTGTCGGGTACTATTTGTATTATTGAAACGGCGGAGAAGATGAAAGTAATTAGCTTTGGAAGAAGGAATGGAGACCCGCTAGAATGGCGTAGACTGTTTAAGAGAATTACTATAATTTGCAGGGCTATAGTTTATACCCAGTGAAAATCCTAATACCATCATACTATTTCAATTAATCTATCAacatgtatatattataatTATCAACATGTATATTATAGGAAGTTAAGAAAACCTCTGTCCCTGATCACAGCCTTTCCAGTTGCAAGATGAATTGCAACAATTCTATGCGGAGATTTTGTTTCTCTTGCTCACCTATAGCTTGCaaatcagattctttgaGATTGCGTAGCTTATTAACCGCACGTCGTATTTTCTTGGTGGGAAATTTGGCCCGTAAGGCGTTTCCATCAACTGTTTGCAAACCCATATCTTGATGATTGTATTCATCGttttcatcattttcaCTACGAGTCCTCTTTAGTGAGATCATGGACTTTGGCTCATCGCCAGCAGAAACAATATTCCTTACTGGATGGGATTTACTGTTTTCCAGATGTGGATAGAATACTCGGTTGCTTTTGAAAATTGGGATTCTTAGTGGAGCTACAACAGATACGTCTGCATCATCATTGTCTTCAGCCTGACTGACTTGTTCTCGCATCGTTTCTTCATTCTCGCATCGTTTTTCTTGTATCCTTTCATGCTCAATGGGTTGTTTTTGAACAGGTGAATCAACGGAAGTTCTATCTAACGATTTGTCAATGTTAGAGATCAcaacatcttcattttcagAGGAAAGTTCGGTCTCATGAGCTATAAATGATTGCCATGGGCGTTCACTCTCAAGTTTAATAGTAGGTTCACTGTTGAACTTGGCCTCTACTGTATTGGCAGCGGGCAAATTATTGTTTTCCTCCTGTGGTGGGGATGAGTTGTGTTCCTGTCTTGCATCGTCTGACAAACCATCTTCTGAGCCCTGAACATTATCAATTAGATTTCCTTCTGGAAGACATACTACTTTCTCTTCAGAAGTGATTTTATTAGTTTTGACTGGACTGGAAGTACCTTGGAAGTTAGAAGCAAGGTTTCCAGCTTCTATATTGTCATTCAAGATTCTAGCCTGCACTGTTCTCCCTTCAACACCTTCTTTGGAGTCCTGAATTTGAGAAATATCATTATCCACCGCCTTTAACACTGGCGATTGGTTAGGAGTATCTCTTAATGTTGGAAGATCACTTATATTGTCGGTTTCATGTCCTAAAGATAACTTGCATTCATTGTTAATGTTGCGAGTTGGAGAGGAGTTAAGAAATTGAGTATTCTCGATATTTTGCTCTTGCTCTTGCTCTTGTTCGTTTTCGCTTTCTTCTTCCGGTGCAGCCACAAGTTCTTCGTTAGATTCCTGCTCGGTCTCATTTTCATCACAAACTTGTGTGCTAACATCATCGTTAACATCTTCAGAAGCAGCTAGATGGTTATTATTAGATTTATGAGGAGATGAAACACCCACCGCTTCATTTCCGTCGAATACAACATCTTTATTCTCAATAGCTGCCTTATTTTCAGCATCGACGCAATCCGGCGGATAGCTTAGCTTGCTAACATCTGCTATCTTCACGTCAGGCAAAGGAATAGGATCAGGAATACCTTTATTAATTTGTTCTGTCAATGTACTCTTCGTAGGCGAAATGAACTTAAACATCTTTGGCCTTTTCTTTGGTGTAGCAGTACCTTCCTTCCATCGCCGTATCTGGGAAATTAACGAACTATAGCCTTTAACTTTAAATTTTGGATGCAAAACAATACGTGCAAGGAGTTGAAAGACGTATTCCCTTCCATGTAATGGGATAAGCTTACTGACCTCTCGCATGGCATTTGATATTACCTTTTTAGGTTGCGCTATCAAGTAATTAGCAATCACAGGAAAGAGTTCCATAGAATCCAGCCGATCCTGTTCAGTAAAAACATCATTTGGATCAAAGATGAATGTTAGCAAATCAATGTAGCGGTTTTCAAAAAGTTGTAGCTTATTCATTCCAATCAACTCACGAATTAACTGCAGAGAACTGCTTGGACTTTTGGTTTCGAGGAATTTTCTAATAATGACGTCAAATAATTGCTGCGAGGATTCATGCTTCTTCAGAATTGATACAATGGTATATATGTCAAAATGCTCAATCATGACTTCTTCATTCCCTTCAAGCATTTTACTGACACGTTCAAAACTTTCAGATTCAATTGTGATGGGGATTATTCTTCCAAGCAGCTCCCAATCCTCATTCTCATAAGTGATGTCCAATAATCGATTGAGAAGTGGAGATGTGTTCATGTCCCCAGAAGCAAAACCTCCATTTATAAATGCTAATATAGTCTCAGATGATTGCCTGATAACTTGGACCTGTTTATTTTCAATAACATATTCTAGTAGTTTGTATTGACTTTCTGAATCTAGTCCATCTAACTTGCTTAGAAGAGAAATAAGGGCTTTTTCACTCAAAATTTTAGGCAGCGTCAATAAGTTAATAGCATTTAAAGATTTTAGAAACTCAGGATGTGATTCAATGATTTCTTTCACTAGTTTAGTATGGTTT
The Eremothecium sinecaudum strain ATCC 58844 chromosome II, complete sequence DNA segment above includes these coding regions:
- the CHK1 gene encoding serine/threonine protein kinase CHK1 (Syntenic homolog of Ashbya gossypii AEL185C; Syntenic homolog of Saccharomyces cerevisiae YBR274W (CHK1)), with the translated sequence MNFSQFAPIPQIKSLDLGETIGQGTFGFVKSAALKGDDKVIIAVKFVHIATSRANGMTDDDITREAVIHSKCSKNRNVLRVIDCDISKDYLWIAMEMADGGDLFDKIEPDVGVDADVAQFYYQQLVRAVEYLHVECGVAHRDIKPENILLDREGNLKVADFGLASQFRRKDGTKRVSRDKRGSPPYMAPEIIYSDGYYADDTDIWSIGVLLFVLLTGETPWSLPSEEDDYFRQFLMDGGNSNNGPWAKINLVELNLLRKILQPNPRKRAKLDQLRQHPWFKNRVAFANEDGVCTDPELLAKKLLCNMKVSLSDDDYISSTQEPLYNEPVQKFMATQPVANELAYLQHDSLHNGGHAFSQKSFTQNTAAKDVSLNSKYLGLAMLQFQDSSLHLPTLNFNPNKLTKFFSMEDISIILPLLESALHQSGVPVKPDLYKTFTDLRQVLGDDNVYPLSIDIKARDRKGWTLSGTICIIETAEKMKVISFGRRNGDPLEWRRLFKRITIICRAIVYTQ